The Tautonia plasticadhaerens nucleotide sequence CTCGACGACGCCGAGGGGGAGAAGCAGGTCCTCGTCAACTACACCAGGGAGAAGCAGGTCAAGTCGCTGGAGGGCGACGTCGAGAAGGCCAAGGCCGACGAGCTGGCCAGGAAGTCGGCCTTCGAGCTGGACAAGGAACGGGAGGAGCGGCTGCGGCGGATGATCGAGAAGTGCAAGATCTACGCCCCCGGCAACGGCATCGTCGTCTACCACCAGGAGGGGGGACGCTGGGGAAGCCAGGAGGGCCCCTCGATCCGGGAAGGGGCCACCGTCCGCGAGCGGCAGACGATCTTCAAGCTCCCCGACATCGACACCTTGCGGGTGAATACCAAGGTGCATGAGTCGATGATCGACCAGGTCAGGCCGGGCCAGGTCGCCCGGATCCGGGTCGACGCCTTCCCCAACGAGACGCTGGTCGGCAGGGTCATCGAGGTCAAGCCGCTGCCCGACCCGGTCAGCACGTTCAGCACCGACGTGAAGGTCTATACCACGCTGGTCGAGATCGAGGACGGCCACGAGGGCCTGCGCCCCGGCATGACCGCCGAGGTGACGATCCTCATCAAGCGGCAGGACGACGTGATCAGCATTCCGACGCAGTCAGTCATCATTTATGGCGGAAATCACCATGTCTGGGTCCAAGGCCCCGATGGCTCCTGGGAGAACCGGGCGGTCGAGGTCGGCGCGAACAACTCGACGTACGTGGAGGTCACCGAGGGGCTCGTCGAGGGCGATCGCGTCGCGCTCGATCCCCGGGCGGTCATGACCGAGGCCGAGATGCGGGAGGCGTTCGGTGCCGAGGATGACGGAAAGGCCTCCGACGACGAGGGAAACTGGAGCGAGGAGGAGGTTGCCAGGGCCGAGGCGGCTTCGCGGACGCCCGCCCCCAGGCCCCCCGGGGGGGCCGATACCGCGCCGTCCCCATCCCTGTTCCGGAAGTTCCAGAACATCAGCGCCGAGGACCGCCAGATGCTCCGAGAAGCCAGCGACGAGGAGAAGAAGGAGATCATGAAGAAGGCCGGCTTCACCGACGCCGAGATTCGGCAGATGGATCAGATGCGACGGCGGATGAGCGGGGGCGGTGGTCCCGGCAGTGGTGGCCCGTAACGGCCCGTCGTCCGGCTCGAATCGAGGGCCCCGGCGCCCCGTCGGCCGATCGCCGTTCGGGCCGTCGGGGCGAATCCGTTCGGGGGGCGAATCGATTCCCGATCGGCGATTCGATGGGTGTCCCGCCGCTCGGATCGGGTGCCGGGCCGATCCCCGAGGCGGGCCGGCCTCCCTTCCGCGATCGTCCGGGGCCGGAGACGGCGGGCTGGGGTCGAGGGGCGCGTGTTGCCCCGAGGGATTGGCGGCTTGATAGAATAGGCGAGGGGGATCGCGCGAACCCTCGCGTGGCCCCGATCCGGATCCCGAACGCGGAGGAGAATCGATGAGGACGAGCATCGTGGCCCTGGGGGCCGCCGTCCTGGCCATTGCCGCCCTGGCCGGAGTCCGGGCCGGGGCGTTCGAGCCGGTGCAGCAGGAAGAGGTCGAGGAGTCGGCCCGGGGGGGCAGCGGGGCCGAGGCGAAGGCGACCGCCCCGAAGCCGATGCGGGTGGTGAAATCCAACGCCGAGTGGCGCAAGCAGCTCTCCGACCTGGAGTACTACGTCACCCGTCGCAAGGGGACCGAACAGGCCTTCACCGGCCGGTACTGGAACCACCACGGCGACGGCATCTATCGCTGCGTCTGCTGCGAGACCCCGCTGTTCGACTCGAAGGCCAAGTTCGAGTCGGGGACCGGCTGGCCCAGCTTCTTCGCGCCCATCGGCAAGGGGGTGGTGAAGACCGAGGTCGACCGCAGCAACTTCCAGATCCGCACCGAGGTCCTCTGCCGGGTGTGCAACGCCCACCTCGGCCACGTCTTCCGGGACGGCCCGAGGCCCACCGGGCTGCGGTTCTGCATGAACTCCGCCTCACTGACCTTCCAGGATCGCGCCGCCGCCGAGGCCGAGGCGGCGGCCAGGGCCGTGCTGGAGTCCGACCCACAGCCGGAGGCCGGGGCCGGCGAGGAGGAGGCCGACGGCCCGGGTCCGGGCCCCGAGGAGGGGCCGGCACCGGGCCGCTGAACTCGCCGATCGGCCGGAGGGGACGGGACCCGGTCAATCTCGGTCGACGGCGGCCGGGACCAGGGCCTCGGCCCTCGTCAGGCCGTTGGGGGCCGGGGAGGAGGAGGAGGCCGGGTGGGCGCGGACCTCGGGGGGCAGGATCCCCTCGGCGGCCGTCCCCCGGGGGGGCTCGCCCCCGGACTCCTGGCGGGCCCGGGAGATCAGGTAGAGGTTGCGCGTGTAGATGAACACGCCGGCCCCCTGGCCGACGATGATGACCGGATCCTTCAGCCGGAAGACGGCGTAGGAGAGCAGGGTCAGCCCGCCGGCCAGGCTGAACCACCAGAAGGCGTTGGGCACGACCGAGTCCCGCCGGCGCTCCGAGGCCAGCCACTGGACCAGGAAGCGCGACGTGAAGAGCAGCTGACCGAGGAAACCGACCCCGAGCCAGCACCCGTCGACCCAGTTGTCCACCCCGAACCACGACGACATGCCTCAGGCCTCCTGCCTGGACGCGACGGGCCGGGCCGATGCGCCGGGACCCGGGGCGGCCGGGGGCACGTCGGCCGCCTCGTACCGCACCGGCCGTCTCATCAACCAGGCCACCCCGATCAGGTCGACGACGACCGCCCACGACCGATTCCGAAGCGAGTAGTGCGAGCTGCCGTGCGGCCGGGGCCGGTGCCCGACCGGCTCCTGGCGGATGGCACACCCCTCCCGCAGCAGCAGCGGGCCGAAGAACCGATGGGCCCCGTGGAACATCGGCAGGCGGAGGGCGACGTCCCGAGGAAAGATGCGGACCGAGCAGCCGGTGTCCCGGATCGACTGGCCGAGCACCAGGTTGCGGACCCGGTTGGCCCATCGGCTGACCTGCCGCTTGGTCCAGACGTCCCGCCTCGTCTGCCGCCAGCCGAGGACGGCGTCGAACCCCGGCAGTAAGTCCCAGAGCCGGGCCAGGTCGCCCGGGTCGTTCTGGAGGTCGGCGTCGAGCGTGGCGACGAACGCCCCCCTGGCCTCCCGGAACCCGGCGACGATCGCCGAGGACTGGCCGACGTTCCGGGCCATGCGGACGGGCTTCAGCTCCGGGTAGCCCGGGGCCAGGCGGTCGAGGACCTCGGGCGTGTCGTCGGTCGAGGCGTCGTCGACCAGGACGACCTCGAACCCCTCCATCCGGTGCCCGGCGGACTCCCCCCGGGCGACGATCGGCCGGAAGGCGAGGGCGATCTCCTCGATCAGTCGCGGCAGGGACTCGGCCTCGTTCCGGGCCGGGACGATGATCGAGAGGCCGATCCCCCCGGGCGCAGTCGATCCGCCCTCCCGGCTCGGGAGGTGGGACGACCCGCCGGGGCGGTGCGACGGGTCGGACCTCATCGTCGACATGGCTGGCCTCCCTGCCGGCCGGTCGTCCATCCGGGCGATCGATCGCCCCAGTCTCCGTGGGGGCCGTCCGGGCCCCGAGGTCCGGCGTTATGGCACGAATCGCCCCGCCCGTCCAGACCAAAGCCGGGCGAGGTGGCGGTCCCCCACGGGGTTGACCATCCCGGTCCCGCCGCGGTCACGAGCCGGCCGATGTCGCCCGGGCCCGGGCCGGCGGGCATCCCGCCCGTCGACCCGCCCCGCCCGCATCCCGCGCAGGACAAGCCGGGATTACGCATCGATTTCGGTCGAGCTTCCCTCCGGGACGGGGTCGGGCGCCCCGGCCGGCCACCCCGGTGGCGACCCGGCTTGGCACCGATCCTGCGGCCCATGCTCCTCAGACAACGCGATGAATCCAGCGTCCGGGACCGGGACGACCCCGCGGCCGCCGCCCCCGAAAGCCCTTGCGGAGCACCATTGTCATGGCCAAGACCACCGGCGAGATCATCGTCGATCGGCTCATCGACTGGGGAGTCGACACGATCTTCGGGCTGCCCGGGGACGGCATCAACGGGATCTTCGAGGCCCTCCGCGTGGCCCAGGAGAAGATCCGGTTCATCCAGGTCCGCCACGAGGAGTCGGCCGCCTTCATGGCCTGCGCCTACGCCAAGTTCACCGGGCGCCTGGGCGTCTGCATGGCCACCAGCGGCCCCGGGGCCATCCACCTGCTCAACGGCCTCTACGACGCCAAGCTCGACCACGCCCCGGTCCTGGCGATCACCGGCCAGACCTACCACGACCAGCTCGGCACGCAGTTCCAGCAGGAGGTCGACCTGCTCGGCCTGTTCAAGGACGTTGCGCGCTACAACCAGATGGTCCTCGGCGGCCGGCACGCCCACACGCTGGTGGACGTGGCCTGCCGGTCGGCCCTCGACTCCCGGAGCGTCTCCCACCTGACCATCCCGGTCGACGTGCAGGACTGGGAGGCGAGCGAGGACCCCAAGTCCAAGATGTTCGTGCCGAGCATGACCAGCGGCGAGTGGCGGCCGAAGATCGTCGTCCCGCAGGCCGACACGCTCAAGGCCGCGGCCGACCTGCTGAACGCGGGCAAGCGGGTCACGATCCTCGCCGGCCAGGGGGCGATGAACGCCGGGGACGAACTGGAGCAACTGGCCGAGACCCTCGGCGCCCCGGTCATCAAGGCGCTGCTGGGCAAGGCGGTCATCCCCGACGACTCGCCGTACACCACCGGCGGCATCGGCCTGCTGGGCACCCTGCCCTCGGACAAGGCGATGCAGGGCTGCGACACCCTGTTCATGGTCGGCACCGGGATGCCCTACCTGACCTGGTATCCCAAGCCCGGTCAGGTCCGCGCCGTGCAGTTGGACATC carries:
- a CDS encoding lipid-A-disaccharide synthase N-terminal domain-containing protein, with amino-acid sequence MSSWFGVDNWVDGCWLGVGFLGQLLFTSRFLVQWLASERRRDSVVPNAFWWFSLAGGLTLLSYAVFRLKDPVIIVGQGAGVFIYTRNLYLISRARQESGGEPPRGTAAEGILPPEVRAHPASSSSPAPNGLTRAEALVPAAVDRD
- a CDS encoding glycosyltransferase family 2 protein, whose protein sequence is MSTMRSDPSHRPGGSSHLPSREGGSTAPGGIGLSIIVPARNEAESLPRLIEEIALAFRPIVARGESAGHRMEGFEVVLVDDASTDDTPEVLDRLAPGYPELKPVRMARNVGQSSAIVAGFREARGAFVATLDADLQNDPGDLARLWDLLPGFDAVLGWRQTRRDVWTKRQVSRWANRVRNLVLGQSIRDTGCSVRIFPRDVALRLPMFHGAHRFFGPLLLREGCAIRQEPVGHRPRPHGSSHYSLRNRSWAVVVDLIGVAWLMRRPVRYEAADVPPAAPGPGASARPVASRQEA
- a CDS encoding thiamine pyrophosphate-dependent enzyme; this translates as MAKTTGEIIVDRLIDWGVDTIFGLPGDGINGIFEALRVAQEKIRFIQVRHEESAAFMACAYAKFTGRLGVCMATSGPGAIHLLNGLYDAKLDHAPVLAITGQTYHDQLGTQFQQEVDLLGLFKDVARYNQMVLGGRHAHTLVDVACRSALDSRSVSHLTIPVDVQDWEASEDPKSKMFVPSMTSGEWRPKIVVPQADTLKAAADLLNAGKRVTILAGQGAMNAGDELEQLAETLGAPVIKALLGKAVIPDDSPYTTGGIGLLGTLPSDKAMQGCDTLFMVGTGMPYLTWYPKPGQVRAVQLDIDPLRLGLRYPIEVGLVGDARATLRELIPMLQRKQDRSFFQDVMSHREGWNERMHAYEVMEDEPVKPQVVAHQVSELLRDDAIVTTDSGTITTWAARHIKMRKGMKFSLSGTLATMAPALPYAIGAQVAFPDRQVVAFAGDGSFTQLMGDFATAVKYDLPIKVVIIKNNYLGQIKWEQIVFLGNPEYAVDLHPIDFAKFAEACGGEGYRCEKPDEVRPALEAAFRSKKPAIVEATVDPYTPPMPAQATPEQALNFAKGLVRGQPERGEIISTVIKDKVREMI